The genomic window AAAGAATCAGGAGGCGATAGGATGCAATTAGAACACGCGGCAATTTATGTAAACGATTTAGAAGGAATGAGAGTTTTTTACGAAACATATTTTGATTGTACAGCAAACGATAAATACGTTAACCCTAAAACAGGATTAGAAACATACTTTTTAACCTTTGAAACAGGAGCCAGACTTGAGCTGATGACTAGACCAGAAATAGTCGATGAAGACAAACCGTTATATCAGACTGGTTTCACTCATTTAGCTTTTAAAACAAATTCCAATGAGAAAGTCGATATGTTAACATCTCAATTAAAACAAGATGGCTTTGCTGTGTTAAGCGGGCCGCGAACAACAGGGGATGGTTATTACGAAAGTGTCATTTTAGATCCAGAAAATAATCAAATTGAAATTACATGTTAAAAGCCAACCATATAACGTTGGCTTTTTTATATTCCTAATCTGAAATCAGCCAACGTGTTCCCAATCTCATCTGTGGTGATCCCGATATATCGTTTCGTTACTTTTTCTGAACTATGATTAAAAATCTCCATTAGTGTGGCGATGTCTCGTGTTTTACGATAATAATGATAGCCAAATGTTTTTCTGAGTGAGTGAGTCCCAATATCTTTTCGCCCAAGATTATCGGCGATTTTTTGGTATTGCTTATAAACGGTATTCACTTTTATATGGCCATCTTGCTGACGACTAGGGAATAACCACTCATCATCCTCTTTTCCCTCGATGTATTCGGCAATAACATCTTGCAAATTATCTAAATACAATACTTTTCGTTTGCCAGTTTTCCGCTCAATGATAATCGGTCGTTTCTCATATTTTATATCTCGAACTTTTAATTTTACAATATCTGACATCCTCAGCCCATTGTTAATTCCAAAAATAAATAAAAAGGTATCGCGTTCTGGATAGTTTGTTCTTCTTAACCAGAATAAAAAATCATCTATCTCTGTTTGACTGCGTAACGGTTGAACATTGTACGACATATTATCCCTCTTTTCCGTAAATTTTACAGTTCACTATTTTTATTATATAATAACATAATAATGAACTTAATAATATAGAATTTTAAACCCTTGATAAATCAACTTTTAAGTTCATGATTTTACATAATATAGTGAACTCAATATTGGTGAAAAGAAAAAGATAATTTTTCTTAGGACGATTTTAAGCACTTTAAAATTATTTAAGAAGGTAATTATCCATTAAACGCCTTTAAATCACTTTAAAGAAAAATAGGGGATACAACTATGAGATTAATCAATTTAGAGGATGTTAGTATCGAAACGATCAAATCATTTAAAGATGCTTTTAAATACGAAAAAGAAACCATTCATGGATCGCATCAACTTCAACGGGCGAATAATTTGCATAAATGGATGAAGGAAATCAAACGATTAAAAGAAAAAGATTATCAGCAAGCAGTTCAAACTAGTCACTTTGCCTTAATGACAGATGATAATGTAATGATTGGCATATCTGATGTTAAGCATCATTTA from Vagococcus martis includes these protein-coding regions:
- a CDS encoding VOC family protein; its protein translation is MQLEHAAIYVNDLEGMRVFYETYFDCTANDKYVNPKTGLETYFLTFETGARLELMTRPEIVDEDKPLYQTGFTHLAFKTNSNEKVDMLTSQLKQDGFAVLSGPRTTGDGYYESVILDPENNQIEITC
- a CDS encoding tyrosine-type recombinase/integrase is translated as MSYNVQPLRSQTEIDDFLFWLRRTNYPERDTFLFIFGINNGLRMSDIVKLKVRDIKYEKRPIIIERKTGKRKVLYLDNLQDVIAEYIEGKEDDEWLFPSRQQDGHIKVNTVYKQYQKIADNLGRKDIGTHSLRKTFGYHYYRKTRDIATLMEIFNHSSEKVTKRYIGITTDEIGNTLADFRLGI